The DNA region CAGGGGGAGAGCGCGAAGAGGTCGTCCGCCAGGCCGATCAGAAAAAAGCAGAGCGAACCGGCCAGGGTGCTCCAGATCAGTTGATCCCTGGCCGGGGCCAGCAAGCCAAACCCCCCCACGGACCACACTGCCGCCAAAGCCAGGGCAAAACCCAAGACCATGGCAATGCCCCCCAGCCTCACCATTGGGGTGATGTGCTGCTTGCGCTCATCCGGTTGATCGGTCAACCCGAAGCGCAAACCCAGCCGGCGCACTTGGGGCACCAGCACCATGGTGGTCACCGCGGCCAAGAGAAAGCTGACCGAGGCGAGCGCAATAGGGCTGGCCAAGAGATTCACGCAGGCTCCAGAAAAGAGACGATCCCCCGGTCAGAAGGGGTAGTTTCAATCCTAAGTAGCCTGCAACCGTTCAACCAGGCACCAACAAGGCCCGTTCGAGAGCCAAGGCCGAACCTCAGGCCAGAACCGGCTGCTTTCTATCGGCATAGAGAGGGAAGCGCTCACAGAGTGCGGCCACCCGGTCGAGGCAACGCTGGCGAATCGCATCATCCTCAGGATTAAGAAGACGATCGGCGATCGCATCAGCAACCTCCCGGAAGGCCTGTGCATCAAAACCACGGGTGGTGAGTGCGGCTGTTCCCAGCCGCAGGCCACTGGTGACGAAGGGCGATTCGGGGTCGAAGGGGACGGTGTTCTTATTCGCAGTGATGTGCACATCACTCACCAACAGATCAGCCACTTTCCCCGTCATGCCGATGCCACGCAGATCCAACAGCACCACGTGGTTGTCGGTGCCGCCGCTGACAACATCGATGCCGCGGGTGATCAGCTGTTCGGCGAGGGCTGCCGCATTGGCAACCACCTGTTGGCTGTAGGCCTTGAACGAAGGCTGTAACGCTTCACCGAAGGCCACGGCCTTGGCAGCAATCACGTGCTCCAAGGGGCCACCCTGACTGCCAGGGAACACCGCCTTGTCGAATTTCTTGGCGAACTCAGCATCGCGGCAGAGAATCAGGCCACCGCGGGGGCCGCGCAGGGTCTTGTGGGTGGTGGTGGTCACCACATCGCAATGGGGCACCGGGCTGGGGTGCACACCAGCGGCAACGAGGCCGGCGATGTGGGCCATATCGGCCAGCAGATAGGCACCCACTTCATCAGCGATGGCGCGGAAGGCTGCGAAGTCGATGGTGCGTGGATATGCGGAATAGCCACAAACAATCAGCTTCGGCTTGTGCTCCAAAGCCAGCTGGCGGATCGCCTCCATGTCCAAGCGTTGGGTCTCCTTGTCGACGCCGTACTGGACGACGTTGAACCACTTTCCGCTGACGTTGACTGGAGAACCATGAGTTAGATGCCCGCCATGGGACAGATCGAGCCCCATGATCGTGTCGCCGGGCTGCAGCAGAGCCAGGAAAACGGCGAAGTTGGCCTGGGCACCGCTGTGGGGCTGCACATTGGCCCAAGCGGCACCGAACAACTGCTTGGCCCGCTCGATGGCCAACTCCTCAATGGCGTCAACGTGCTCACAACCGCCGTAATACCGCTTGCTGGGCAGACCCTCGGCGTACTTGTTGGTGAGTACGGAACCCTGGGCC from Synechococcus sp. MU1643 includes:
- the glyA gene encoding serine hydroxymethyltransferase is translated as MGQASGRAIDADLAQSDPDISAFINQERQRQETHLELIASENFASRAVMQAQGSVLTNKYAEGLPSKRYYGGCEHVDAIEELAIERAKQLFGAAWANVQPHSGAQANFAVFLALLQPGDTIMGLDLSHGGHLTHGSPVNVSGKWFNVVQYGVDKETQRLDMEAIRQLALEHKPKLIVCGYSAYPRTIDFAAFRAIADEVGAYLLADMAHIAGLVAAGVHPSPVPHCDVVTTTTHKTLRGPRGGLILCRDAEFAKKFDKAVFPGSQGGPLEHVIAAKAVAFGEALQPSFKAYSQQVVANAAALAEQLITRGIDVVSGGTDNHVVLLDLRGIGMTGKVADLLVSDVHITANKNTVPFDPESPFVTSGLRLGTAALTTRGFDAQAFREVADAIADRLLNPEDDAIRQRCLDRVAALCERFPLYADRKQPVLA